In Halichondria panicea chromosome 13, odHalPani1.1, whole genome shotgun sequence, one genomic interval encodes:
- the LOC135347149 gene encoding uncharacterized protein LOC135347149, with protein sequence MKTYDEEEKQAFLGRLKHVRELLKPPGSPLLDNFSLLSTLCASVEGDPDHSHPPPTPVTAIRSFMSNNGMYKNDTSDGQQLFATEYHCFTDLVKGLATPCPCGVTRSPWEVQSIVQKGHVVRALFCCRRCKVQKRKWSSSRVFGGHYLVNQKVVHGFTCAGILPSQYTHFSQFCGLGTVGQSYIRQVYGKLGYRDIVQRAANVSMMSAVFDVKALPEYTTNKGEWVITDARHDSTANAYHTTVPCLSGSNKKILGISTLSRAEHSTAQTRELACTKLVIPQVQSRGIEVIEVAHDMQAQVAKYVSDKLGLINSYDTWHGTKNVSKEIKKVTQGLVRDRGKVWFPELSDKRRSIKIHLYWAMKNCGGSAEKLKEIIMNIPNHYQRIHTNCHPSSTCHMDDYEPSRDKLVSRKAIEALIKQLHTTYIYRYAKDFCSCRDTYWVESFNHQLLTYLPKCIHFSTETFIMRMNLAVLDWNENVNRSYTSMSKVSDLRRPDRRTAMKALVKKGFKFVALLWAMYVEQNKADMRELIEEDDVVEEQNDDVTLEDGVMPPEYSDESEAEDDDMDD encoded by the exons ATGAAGACATATGATGAAGAGGAGAAGCAAGCGTTTCTTGGTCGCCTAAAGCACGTCCGTGAGCTGCTAAAGCCTCCTGGAAGCCCTCTGCTTGACAACTTTAGCCTGTTGAGCACACTCTGTGCTTCTGTTGAAGGTGACCCAGATCACTCACACCCTCCCCCTACCCCTGTTACTGCAATCAGGAGCTTTATGAGCAACAATG GTATGTACAAAAACGATACTTCCGATGGGCAACAACTCTTTGCCACGGAGTATCATTGTTTCACTGACCTAGTGAAAGGGCTTGCCACGCCCTGTCCGTGTGGGGTAACTAGAAGTCCCTGGGAAGTCCAGTCAATAGTACAG AAAGGACATGTGGTACGAGCTCTTTTTTGCTGCCGACGCTGTAAGGTGCAGAAGAGAAAGTGGTCTAGCTCCCGTGTATTTGGAGGACATTATTTGGTGAACCAGAA GGTTGTTCATGGGTTTACTTGTGCTGGAATTCTACCCTCCCAATACACCCACTTTAGTCAGTTCTGTGGTTTAGGGACTGTTGGTCAAAGTTACATCCGACAAG TGTACGGAAAGCTAGGTTACCGTGACATTGTACAAAGGGCAGCAAACGTGAGCATGATGTCGGCTGTTTTTGATGTGAAGGCCCTTCCTGAGTATACCACCAACAAAGGAgag TGGGTAATCACTGATGCCCGGCACGACTCAACAGCCAACGCATACCACACAACTGTGCCTTGCCTGTCTGGAAG CAACAAGAAGATACTCGGCATATCAACTCTCTCTCGGGCCGAACACTCCACTGCACAGACCAGAGAACTTGCGTGTACCAAGCTTGTTATCCCTCAAGTGCAAAGCAGAG GTATTGAAGTCATCGAGGTAGCTCATGATATGCAGGCGCAGGTCGCAAAGTACGTGTCAGACAAGTTGGGACTCATCAATTCCTACGACACTTGGCATG GAACGAAGAATGTGTCGAAGGAAATAAAGAAAGTAACACAGGGCCTAGTTCGTGATAGAGGGAAGGTTTGGTTTCCTGAATTATCAGATAAAC GAAGAAGTATAAAGATCCACCTGTATTGGGCAATGAAAAATTGCGGAGGGTCTGCTGAGAAACTGAAGGAGATAATAATGAATATCCCTAATCACTACCAG AGAATCCACACAAATTGCCACCCTTCCTCTACTTGCCACATGGACGACTACGAACCCAGTAGGGACAAGCTTGTTAGCAGAAAGGCTATAGAAGCTCTCATAAAGCAGCTCCATACGACGTACATTTACCGCTATGCTAAAGATTTCTGTTCG TGTCGTGATACCTACTGGGTTGAGTCGTTCAACCATCAACTCCTCACCTACCTGCCCAAGTGCATTCACTTTTCGACTGAGACGTTCATAATGCGAATGAATTTGGCTGTCTTGGATTGG AATGAGAACGTCAATCGCTCTTACACCAGTATGAGCAAAGTGAGTGACCTTCGACGACCAGATCGCCGCACAGCAATGAAAGCCTTAGTGAAGAAAGGTTTTAAATTTGTTGCTTTGCTATGGGCAATGTATGTTGAACAAAACAAAGCTGATATGAG AGAATTGATCGAAGAAGATGACGTAGTAGAGGAGCAGAATGATGACGTGACCTTAGAAGACGGAGTGATGCCACCAGAATATTCTGACGAGTCAGAGGCTGAGGACGATGACATGGACGACTAA
- the LOC135346283 gene encoding uncharacterized protein LOC135346283, producing MELTLSNTFTNDADINGALLTTLLPSIASHCPFLAHFDLSKNNFSVPGACALGEAICLLGITNKLPSYIFVDDININQDAMVSFCAHALTPIKEWLEPIFVWLGNNLLGLDGLLSMLRILRSSTCKIASLSLRNTALDLHDQRSINILSFCPDVSHGVLTHLQLNDNNFSGDSIVILVECIRVCQSLEALRCCNCSLTSTDIIILLSKLKLSINNHKHLKGLDLFNNLIDNKGATELIENSQLISEVFPNLRILNVGVPPPMNSKSNICWEAYVETVPRQNYPGQDIPLARAERNGRRRLVMTEWKRTHSPPQAQVLLFEFMKMWDELLWELCYLVHTMDRFPHLFRLPSEVKEYPTVTEIHGVSQEIPPASSSDDESCYSATEELDEPVEHHHTASDESTVQSTHTTDQQQSPKRCDELPNTVDSATGVMTPPLTTPFSHSTLSGAGEPRTVTIEELKERTKVTDSQLDTEIKEKDMIFLADHFDNVETYLVQLVLSPAEQNDVRIALHMHANGTQVAMDKALRL from the exons ATGGAGCTGACATTATCCAACACCTTCACTAATGATGCCGACATCAATGGAGCATTGCTGACCACACTTTTGCCATCCATTGCCTCACACTGTCCCTTCCTGGCGCATTTTGATCTCTCTAAGAACAATTTCAGTGTGCCTGGAGCTTGTGCATTAGGAGAAGCGATATGTCTTTTGGGGATCACCAACAAACTGCCTAGTTACATATTTGTTGATGATATTAATATCAATCAGGATGCCATGGTTTCTTTTTGTGCTCATGCGTTGACTCCTATAAAAGAGTGGCTTGAGCCTATATTTGTCTGGTTGGGCAATAATCTACTTGGCCTCGATGGTCTGTTGTCAATGTTACGAATACTTAGAAGCTCAACTTGTAAAATTGCATCACTCTCTCTTAGGAACACTGCTCTCGATCTCCACGACCAACGGTCGATTAATATACTTTCATTTTGTCCTGATGTTTCACATGGTGTTCTAACACATCTTCAGTTAAATGACAATAATTTCAGTGGAGACAGTATAGTCATTCTAGTAGAATGTATCCGAGTGTGTCAATCGTTGGAAGCACTCCGGTGTTGTAACTGTTCTCTCACTTCAACTGatatcattattcttttgtcCAAACTCAAGCTTTCCATCAATAATCACAAGCATCTGAAGGGGTTGGATCTTTTCAACAATTTAATTGACAATAAGGGAGCGACTGAACTCATTGAAAACTCACAACTCATATCAGAAGTGTTTCCTAACTTGAGGATTTTAAATGTCGGTGTCCCTCCTCCTATGAACTCTAAGAGTAATATTTGTTGGGAG GCGTACGTTGAAACTGTACCACGACAAAATTATCCAGGTCAAGATATTCCCCTGGCAAGAGCGGAGAGGAATGGTAGGAGGCGTTTGGTGATGACTGAGTGGAAGAGAACACACTCACCTCCGCAAGCTCAAGTG CTGTTGTTTGAGTTCATGAAGATGTGGGACGAGTTGCTATGGGAATTGTGTTATCTGGTACACACTATGGACAGGTTTCCACATCTTTTTAGATTGCCGTCAGAGGTCAAGGAGTATCCAACCGTAACTGAGATTCATGGTGTCTCACAAGAG ATTCCACCAGCCAGCTCCAGTGATGATGAGAGCTGCTATTCAGCCACTGAAGAACTGGACGAACCAGTAGAGCACCACCACACAGCTAGTGATGAGTCCACGGTACAGTCTACTCACACAACGGACCAACAGCAATCACCAAAAC GTTGTGACGAACTCCCTAATACTGTTGACAGTGCAACTGGTGTGATGACACCCCCACTTACCACACCCTTCTCACACAGCACTCTCTCGG GTGCTGGTGAACCGAGGACTGTGACCATTGAGGAATTGAAGGAACGTACAAAAGTAACAGACTCTCAACTTGACACTGAAATTAAAGAGAAGGATATGATTTTTCTGGCAGATCACTTTGACAATGTGGAGACTTATCTTGTACAACTGGTACTGAGTCCTGCCGAGCAAAATGACGTTAGAATTGCTCTGCATATGCATGCTAATGGCACACAAGTAGCGATGGACAAGGCCTTGAGACTGTAG
- the LOC135346444 gene encoding mortality factor 4-like protein 1: MLILEQTEIGQTHLSFWQTSSSAICTQETLISPHCTATALTLQELKRMLINTWFAFRRWSSHHRLKFYLPRKGRGQKTERSLPNIEMHPDFKMPPKYKFAEGEKVLCYHGPMLYEAKVTKVQVKDKVPQFLVHYSGWNKTWDEWVPESRALKYNDANLQKQKELQQQHPDKKRPTKKKEKPKKEAEPISSRRKRPRLADPVGSPSIVVESVESREIKISIPEELRKWLVDDWDLVTRQKQLVRLPKRETVSDVLQRYSDHAAKTDPDKATSGQIEEVCVGLTGYFNAMLGSQLLYKFERPQYEEILKAHPNKAMSEIYGMEHFLRLFGEMYN, from the exons ATGCTTATACTGGAGCAAACAGAAATTGGACAGACCCACCTGAGCTTCTGGCAGACTTCCAGCTCAGCAATCTGCACACAGGAAACACTAATCTCGCCACACTGTACTGCTACAGCGCTAACTCTGCAAGAGCTAAAGAGAATGCTCATCAACACATGGTTTGCTTTCAGGCGATGGTCGTCACACCATAGATTAAAGTTCTATCTCCCACGCAAGGGCAGAGGTCAAAAGACGGAGCGATCTTTACCCAATATAGAAATGCACCCAGATTTCAAAATGCCACCAAAATACAAGTTTGCTGAAGGAGAGAAGGTTCTCTGCTATCATGGCCCCATGTTATATGAAGCCAAG GTGACCAAGGTTCAGGTGAAGGATAAAGTACCACAATTCCTTGTGCACTATAGTGGCTGGAATAAAAC ATGGGACGAGTGGGTCCCCGAGTCTAGAGCACTCAAGTACAATGATGCCAACCTCCAAAAACAAAAGGAGCTTCAGCAGCAACACCCAGA TAAGAAGAGACCAACCAAGAAGAAGGAAAAACCAAAGAAAG AGGCTGAGCCAATCTCCTCCCGTCGCAAACGCCCCAGACTAGCAGACCCAGTGGGCAGTCCATCCATTGTT GTTGAGTCGGTAGAGTCTAGAGAGATAAAGATCAGTATACCGGAGGAGCTCAGAAAGTGGTTGGTCGATGATTGGGACCTTGTAACCAGGCAGAAACAG CTTGTCCGCCTACCTAAAAGAGAGACAGTGAGTGATGTACTGCAGCGGTATTCGGACCATGCAGCCAAGACTGACCCAGACAAGGCAAC GAGTGGTCAGATCGAGGAAGTTTGTGTGGGACTGACTGGCTACTTTAACGCTATGCTGGGCAGTCAGCTGCTCTACAAGTTTGAGAGACCACAGTATGAAGAG ATTCTGAAGGCGCATCCTAACAAGGCCATGTCGGAAATTTATGGAATGGAGCACTTTTTGAGACTATTTGGTGAGATGTACAACTAG